The proteins below come from a single Bacteroidales bacterium WCE2004 genomic window:
- a CDS encoding membrane protein YqaA, SNARE-associated domain — protein sequence MEWLESLGLLGLFLGSVLAASIVPFSSDVLYIAILATTGQDLGCFLAATSGSWLGSIITYHLGWFGKWEWIEKWFKITREKLEQQQTRVRKYGVWLALFSWVPIIGDITVLALGFYRVPRGISFLMLLIGKAIRYLFWNVVVGLF from the coding sequence ATGGAGTGGCTGGAGAGTCTGGGGCTGTTGGGTCTGTTCCTGGGAAGCGTGCTGGCGGCGTCGATCGTGCCGTTCAGCTCCGACGTGCTCTACATCGCCATCCTGGCCACGACGGGGCAGGACCTGGGCTGTTTCCTGGCCGCCACGAGTGGCAGCTGGTTGGGCAGCATCATCACCTACCACCTCGGCTGGTTCGGCAAGTGGGAATGGATCGAGAAATGGTTCAAGATCACGCGCGAGAAGCTGGAACAGCAACAGACGCGGGTCCGTAAATACGGCGTCTGGCTGGCGCTGTTCAGCTGGGTGCCGATCATCGGCGACATCACGGTCCTGGCCCTGGGATTCTACAGGGTTCCCCGCGGAATCTCCTTCCTGATGCTGCTCATCGGCAAGGCCATCCGCTACCTCTTCTGGAACGTGGTGGTGGGACTTTTCTAG
- a CDS encoding Outer membrane protein beta-barrel domain-containing protein: MKKIKILLLAAALLGGVSAYAQQDWNVSVGYSTNAFHGQDCSSFLRAKVLNGFYAGFRHEFYFSALAGLTFEPGLLFCYQSGRNDADARPKFIKMHYLSVPMDVKYTFTLSSGATGAFFTGPVVNVGLFGNLYEKGKFVTNNDLDDPMHQLTRVNLQWGFGMAFTVAEAVQLRASYALGFSRLIPEQEMHNNTLSVGLGLLF, from the coding sequence ATGAAAAAGATCAAGATTCTCCTTCTGGCCGCCGCCCTGCTGGGCGGGGTCTCCGCATACGCCCAACAGGACTGGAATGTCAGCGTCGGCTATTCGACGAACGCCTTCCATGGCCAGGACTGCTCGTCCTTCCTGCGCGCGAAAGTCCTGAACGGATTCTATGCCGGCTTCCGGCACGAGTTCTATTTCTCCGCCCTGGCCGGCCTCACCTTCGAGCCGGGGCTGCTGTTCTGCTATCAGTCCGGCCGCAATGACGCCGACGCCAGGCCCAAGTTCATCAAGATGCACTACCTGTCCGTCCCGATGGACGTCAAGTACACGTTCACCCTCTCCAGTGGCGCCACGGGGGCCTTCTTCACCGGACCCGTCGTCAACGTCGGCCTGTTCGGCAACCTCTACGAGAAGGGGAAGTTCGTGACGAACAACGACCTTGACGATCCGATGCATCAGCTGACGCGGGTCAACCTCCAGTGGGGTTTCGGCATGGCCTTTACGGTCGCCGAGGCCGTCCAGCTCCGGGCCTCCTACGCCCTGGGTTTCAGCCGGCTGATCCCGGAGCAGGAGATGCACAACAATACGCTGTCGGTAGGTCTGGGCCTGCTGTTCTGA
- a CDS encoding A/G-specific DNA-adenine glycosylase — MSPFSETILSWYAAYGRDLPWRRTADPYAIWLSEIILQQTRIAQGQAYWERFMERFPTVEALAGASEDEVLRLWQGLGYYSRARNLHAAARQVAALGHFPDTLDGIKALKGVGDYTAAAIGSIAFGLPAAVVDGNVYRVLARHYGIATPVGSTAAKKEFSALAQSLLPADRPGDFNQGMMDFGALQCTPAAPLCPLCPLAGSCAALATGAVDRLPVKEKGAAVQERRFDYVYVRFRGRTAIRRRGPGDIWAGLYEPLVCDQRLDGVAYDGGRIPRNPLGRFAPTASDQLPKDAMLLKSGVKHQLTHRTLLVDFYLWEPAGEPTLPDGYIWIDEAELDRYAKPRLFELLLESLP, encoded by the coding sequence ATGTCCCCTTTTTCCGAGACCATCCTGTCCTGGTATGCCGCCTATGGGCGCGACCTGCCCTGGCGCCGTACCGCGGACCCTTACGCCATCTGGCTGAGCGAGATCATCCTCCAGCAGACGCGCATCGCGCAGGGGCAGGCGTATTGGGAGCGGTTCATGGAGCGGTTCCCCACCGTGGAGGCGCTGGCCGGCGCCAGCGAGGACGAGGTCCTGCGGCTCTGGCAGGGCCTCGGCTACTACAGCCGGGCGCGCAACCTGCACGCCGCGGCGCGGCAGGTCGCGGCGCTGGGGCATTTCCCGGACACGCTGGACGGGATCAAGGCCCTCAAGGGCGTCGGCGACTACACCGCCGCGGCCATCGGCTCGATTGCCTTCGGCCTCCCCGCCGCCGTCGTGGACGGCAACGTCTACCGGGTGCTGGCGCGCCACTACGGCATCGCCACGCCCGTCGGCTCCACTGCCGCGAAGAAGGAGTTCAGCGCGCTCGCGCAGTCGCTCCTGCCCGCCGACCGGCCGGGGGACTTCAACCAGGGAATGATGGATTTCGGCGCGCTGCAGTGCACGCCCGCCGCGCCCCTCTGCCCGCTGTGCCCGCTGGCCGGCAGCTGTGCGGCGCTCGCCACGGGCGCCGTGGACCGGCTGCCCGTCAAGGAGAAGGGCGCGGCCGTACAGGAGCGCCGCTTCGACTACGTCTATGTGCGCTTCCGTGGCCGCACCGCCATCCGCCGCCGCGGCCCCGGCGACATCTGGGCTGGCCTTTACGAGCCGTTGGTCTGCGACCAGCGGCTCGACGGCGTTGCCTATGACGGGGGAAGAATCCCCCGAAACCCCCTCGGTCGCTTCGCTCCAACTGCCTCCGACCAGCTACCGAAAGATGCCATGCTCCTGAAATCAGGGGTAAAGCACCAGCTCACCCACCGCACCCTGCTGGTGGATTTCTACCTGTGGGAACCGGCCGGAGAACCCACCCTCCCCGACGGCTACATCTGGATCGACGAAGCGGAGCTCGACCGCTACGCCAAGCCCCGCCTCTTCGAACTTCTGCTGGAATCGCTGCCCTAG
- a CDS encoding lipoprotein-releasing system ATP-binding protein, which produces MIIEARDIHKRFGTLEVLKGIDFSAEAHEIVSIMGASGAGKSTLLQILGTLSRPDGGSLLVDGCDVLRLQGDALAAFRGRRIGFVFQAHHLLPEFTAEENVLIPALIAGVQMKEARRKAVRLLGEVGLQARLDHKPAELSGGEQQRVAIARALVNDPAVLFADEPTGNLDSATKQEIHKLLFDLRDRLGQTIVIVTHDPELAALCDRTLTMKDGRFI; this is translated from the coding sequence ATGATCATCGAAGCCCGCGACATCCATAAGCGTTTCGGGACCCTGGAGGTCCTGAAAGGCATCGATTTCAGTGCGGAAGCGCACGAAATCGTGTCCATCATGGGCGCTTCCGGCGCCGGCAAGTCCACCCTGCTGCAGATCCTCGGCACGCTGTCCCGTCCGGACGGCGGGAGCCTGCTGGTGGACGGGTGCGACGTCCTGCGGCTGCAGGGCGATGCGCTGGCCGCGTTCCGCGGGCGCCGCATCGGCTTCGTCTTCCAGGCGCACCACCTGCTGCCGGAGTTCACGGCCGAGGAGAACGTCCTCATTCCCGCGCTCATCGCGGGCGTGCAGATGAAGGAGGCGCGCCGGAAGGCCGTCCGCCTGCTCGGAGAGGTCGGCCTCCAGGCCCGGCTGGACCACAAGCCGGCCGAGCTGTCGGGCGGCGAGCAGCAGCGCGTCGCCATCGCCCGGGCCCTGGTCAACGACCCGGCCGTGCTCTTCGCCGACGAGCCCACCGGCAACCTCGATTCCGCTACCAAGCAGGAGATCCACAAGCTGCTGTTCGACCTGCGCGACCGCCTCGGGCAGACCATCGTGATCGTGACCCACGATCCCGAGCTCGCCGCCCTCTGCGACCGCACCCTCACCATGAAGGACGGCCGCTTTATCTAG
- a CDS encoding malate dehydrogenase produces MKYLTNEKLVIVGAAGMIGSNMAQTALMLGLTPNVCLYDVYEPGLRGVVAEMAHCAFEGANITWTTDPAVAFKDAKYIISSGGAPRKEGMTREDLLKGNCQIAEDFGKNVKQYCPDVKHIVVIFNPADLTGLVVLLHSGVKPECVTTLAALDSTRLQEALANEFGVQQCKVTGAYTYGGHGEAMAVFASKAMIDGTPLAEKALSEERWAEIKHDTIQGGSNIIKLRGRSSFQSPAYNAVKMIEAAMGGDKFTWPAGCYVNNASYQNVMMAMPSVIDATGVHFTDPAGTAAEMADLQASYEHLCKMRDEIIDLGIIPPVSEWSKCNPNL; encoded by the coding sequence ATGAAATATCTAACTAACGAGAAATTGGTCATTGTCGGTGCCGCAGGTATGATCGGCTCCAACATGGCCCAGACCGCGTTGATGCTGGGTCTCACCCCCAACGTGTGCCTGTATGATGTGTACGAGCCCGGTCTGCGTGGCGTTGTCGCCGAGATGGCGCACTGCGCTTTCGAAGGTGCCAACATCACCTGGACGACCGATCCCGCCGTCGCATTCAAGGACGCCAAGTACATCATCTCTTCCGGTGGCGCTCCCCGCAAGGAGGGCATGACCCGTGAGGACCTGCTGAAAGGCAACTGCCAGATTGCCGAAGATTTCGGCAAGAACGTCAAGCAATATTGCCCCGATGTCAAGCACATCGTCGTGATCTTCAACCCGGCCGACCTGACCGGTCTCGTGGTCCTGCTCCACTCCGGCGTCAAGCCCGAGTGCGTGACCACCCTCGCCGCCCTCGACTCCACCCGCCTCCAGGAGGCGCTGGCCAACGAGTTCGGCGTGCAGCAGTGCAAGGTGACGGGCGCCTACACCTATGGCGGCCACGGCGAAGCGATGGCCGTTTTCGCCTCCAAGGCCATGATCGACGGCACCCCGCTCGCCGAGAAGGCTCTCTCCGAGGAGCGCTGGGCCGAGATCAAGCACGACACCATCCAGGGCGGTTCCAACATCATCAAGCTCCGTGGCCGCAGCTCCTTCCAGAGCCCGGCCTACAACGCCGTCAAGATGATCGAGGCCGCGATGGGCGGCGACAAGTTCACCTGGCCTGCCGGCTGCTACGTCAACAACGCCAGCTACCAGAACGTAATGATGGCCATGCCGTCTGTGATCGACGCCACGGGTGTCCACTTCACCGATCCCGCCGGCACCGCCGCCGAGATGGCCGACCTGCAGGCTTCCTACGAGCACCTCTGCAAGATGCGTGACGAGATCATCGACCTCGGCATCATCCCGCCGGTGTCCGAGTGGTCCAAGTGCAACCCGAACCTTTAG
- a CDS encoding phosphopantetheine--protein transferase domain-containing protein, whose amino-acid sequence MALYLIKDLDDDYHSRVGVWQITETEEELRELSSVPSDEMEEISYIKSESLRKQKLAVRCLLDALFEEKVYLSHHDNGKPYIENSAINISITHTNRYVAVILNPTEDVGIDCESLDRDFSAVKKKALSEDEIEEVEEIDEEQRNEQLAIYWCAKEAVYKMMSQYKVDFAEQIEIEDFQMRGEGELEATFTDKDGFEQELELQYIVFDRHVLVWVTS is encoded by the coding sequence ATGGCCCTATATCTTATCAAAGATCTGGACGATGACTACCACTCGCGGGTGGGGGTCTGGCAGATTACAGAAACTGAAGAAGAACTCCGTGAGCTCTCTTCCGTTCCCTCCGACGAAATGGAGGAAATTTCCTACATCAAGAGTGAATCTCTGCGCAAGCAGAAGCTGGCCGTCCGCTGTTTGCTGGACGCGCTTTTCGAGGAGAAGGTGTACCTGAGCCACCACGACAACGGCAAGCCGTACATCGAGAACTCCGCCATCAATATCAGCATCACGCACACCAACCGCTACGTCGCCGTCATCCTCAACCCGACCGAGGACGTCGGCATCGATTGCGAATCGCTCGACCGCGATTTCTCGGCCGTCAAGAAGAAGGCGCTTTCAGAGGACGAGATCGAGGAAGTGGAAGAGATCGACGAGGAGCAGCGCAACGAGCAGCTCGCGATCTACTGGTGCGCCAAGGAAGCTGTCTACAAGATGATGTCCCAGTACAAGGTGGACTTCGCCGAGCAGATCGAGATCGAAGATTTCCAGATGCGCGGCGAGGGCGAACTCGAGGCCACCTTCACGGACAAGGACGGGTTCGAGCAGGAGCTGGAGCTCCAGTACATCGTCTTCGACCGTCACGTCCTCGTCTGGGTCACCAGCTAG
- a CDS encoding Septal ring factor EnvC, activator of murein hydrolases AmiA and AmiB: protein MMRSLRIWAALALLLLGTLSLPAQDTASQESRRAALRKEIAQLEKQIKENKSRRDNALGELKLVRRQVATRRELVAESDREIRALADTISARQADAARLRKRIAALEEHYRRLIRSAYKNRDARLWFTYLLSSRNIGQASRRYVYLRELSGTMNAQGRKLKEVRAALEEDLARLAALKKEAEDIRKARELELDELRSEEARSDRLIADLKKDRDRYQKQLETKRKQVEALNREIERIIAQAIEEARRKEAAAGNSNKKSAARDNRPLDVKLSGEFAANRGKLPWPADGPVVESFGKHNHPVYTQLVMPANNGVNIGLSPDAEVKAVFDGEVKRVIVMPGYGRCVLVQHGGYFSFYCKLGHVDVKSGDKVTTGQVLGRVDTIDGQTELHFEVWKEKTPENPELWLRPKR from the coding sequence ATGATGCGCTCCCTCCGCATATGGGCGGCGCTCGCCCTCCTGCTGCTCGGCACCCTTTCCCTGCCGGCCCAGGACACCGCATCGCAGGAGTCGCGCCGCGCCGCGCTCCGCAAGGAGATCGCGCAGCTGGAGAAGCAGATCAAGGAGAACAAATCCCGGCGCGACAACGCCCTCGGCGAGCTGAAGCTCGTCCGCAGGCAGGTCGCCACGCGCCGCGAGCTGGTCGCCGAGAGCGACCGCGAGATCCGCGCCCTGGCGGACACCATTTCCGCCCGGCAGGCGGACGCCGCGCGCCTGCGCAAGCGCATCGCGGCGCTGGAGGAGCACTACCGCCGCCTGATCCGCAGCGCCTACAAGAACCGCGACGCGCGCCTCTGGTTCACGTATCTGCTGTCCAGCCGCAACATCGGACAGGCCTCCCGCCGCTATGTCTATTTGCGTGAGCTGTCCGGCACGATGAACGCGCAGGGCCGCAAGCTCAAGGAGGTGCGCGCCGCGCTCGAGGAGGACCTCGCCCGGCTGGCCGCCCTCAAGAAGGAGGCGGAAGACATCCGGAAGGCCCGGGAGCTGGAGCTGGATGAACTGCGCTCCGAGGAGGCGCGCTCGGACCGGCTGATCGCCGACCTGAAGAAAGACAGGGACCGTTACCAGAAGCAGCTCGAGACCAAGCGCAAGCAGGTCGAGGCGCTCAACCGCGAGATTGAGCGCATCATCGCGCAGGCCATCGAGGAGGCGCGCCGGAAGGAAGCCGCGGCCGGCAATTCCAACAAGAAGAGCGCGGCCAGGGATAACAGGCCGCTGGACGTCAAGCTCTCCGGCGAGTTCGCCGCCAACAGGGGCAAGCTCCCCTGGCCGGCGGACGGCCCGGTCGTGGAGTCGTTCGGCAAGCACAACCATCCCGTCTATACCCAGCTGGTGATGCCGGCCAACAACGGCGTCAACATCGGCCTCTCACCCGACGCGGAAGTCAAGGCCGTCTTTGACGGCGAGGTGAAGCGCGTGATCGTGATGCCGGGCTACGGCCGCTGCGTGCTGGTCCAGCACGGCGGCTATTTCTCCTTCTACTGCAAGCTGGGGCATGTGGACGTCAAGTCCGGGGACAAGGTGACCACCGGCCAGGTCCTGGGCCGTGTGGACACGATTGACGGCCAGACCGAGCTGCATTTTGAGGTCTGGAAAGAAAAGACTCCTGAAAATCCGGAACTCTGGCTGAGACCGAAGCGCTAG
- a CDS encoding TPR repeat-containing protein, producing MRKLFTYLALFLLCFSARAQVETMDSLFLTAVAAYSEENIPQARALFEQLYKLDPEDDAVNYYLGLCELRSRELGPAETHLQAALQKDSTNTWYIYALASLYDAARDQIRAGEYVEKLIKMSPALYNNPNTLSVVGDAKAAAGLDSLALSYYDQALLLDPDFAPAIYGRTELNRRRGRFVPFFADLERLIRNEAVRPELKSDYLTRLMDSIDSPFYWVWGDAINGLVDLDRELHPDDYAIQLLKLRMLYIKSDWQGALDQTEVMAALGAREANGDHLAEALAIKGDLLYQQFGDKKKAYETYEAALKVDPDRTSVLNNYAYYLSQDGRKLRKALKMSRRAIELEPDNATYLDTYGWLLYLLRKPAEAKPVFKHAMLYGGKDSAVVLEHYAKVLDALGEKDLALYYQNLSEQKSK from the coding sequence ATGCGCAAGTTGTTTACATATCTGGCCCTGTTCCTGCTCTGTTTTTCCGCCCGGGCGCAGGTGGAGACGATGGACAGCCTTTTCCTTACGGCCGTTGCGGCCTACTCCGAAGAGAACATCCCGCAGGCCAGGGCGCTTTTCGAACAACTGTACAAGCTGGACCCCGAAGACGACGCGGTCAACTACTATCTGGGCCTGTGCGAGCTCCGTTCCAGGGAGCTGGGGCCGGCCGAGACGCATCTCCAGGCCGCCCTGCAGAAGGACTCGACCAACACCTGGTATATCTATGCGCTCGCGTCCCTCTATGATGCCGCGCGCGACCAGATCCGCGCCGGCGAATACGTCGAGAAGCTGATCAAGATGAGCCCCGCGCTCTACAACAATCCCAATACCCTGTCCGTCGTGGGCGACGCCAAGGCCGCCGCCGGCCTGGATTCGCTGGCGCTGTCCTACTACGACCAGGCCCTGCTGCTCGACCCGGACTTCGCGCCGGCGATCTACGGCCGGACGGAGCTGAACCGCCGCCGGGGTCGTTTCGTGCCCTTCTTCGCCGACCTGGAGCGGCTGATCCGCAACGAAGCGGTGCGCCCGGAGCTGAAGAGCGACTACCTGACGCGGCTGATGGACAGCATCGATTCGCCGTTCTACTGGGTCTGGGGAGACGCGATCAACGGACTGGTGGACCTGGACCGCGAACTGCATCCCGACGACTACGCCATCCAGCTGCTCAAGCTGCGGATGCTGTACATCAAGTCGGACTGGCAGGGCGCCCTCGACCAGACCGAGGTCATGGCGGCGCTGGGCGCCCGGGAGGCCAATGGCGACCATCTCGCCGAGGCGCTTGCGATCAAGGGCGACCTCCTGTACCAGCAGTTCGGGGACAAGAAAAAGGCCTACGAGACCTATGAGGCGGCCCTGAAGGTCGATCCCGACCGCACGTCCGTGCTCAACAACTACGCCTATTATCTCTCCCAGGACGGCCGCAAGCTCCGGAAGGCGCTCAAGATGAGCCGCCGCGCCATCGAGCTGGAGCCCGACAACGCCACCTATCTGGACACCTACGGCTGGCTGCTCTACCTGCTCCGCAAGCCTGCGGAGGCCAAGCCGGTCTTCAAGCACGCGATGCTCTACGGCGGCAAGGACAGCGCCGTGGTGCTGGAGCATTATGCCAAGGTCCTCGACGCCCTGGGCGAGAAGGACCTGGCCCTCTATTATCAGAACCTTTCCGAGCAGAAGAGCAAATGA
- a CDS encoding RNA polymerase sigma-70 factor, ECF subfamily → MQLFTDKRHLNTRETEWIEGARQGNRRCQKAIYDLLSARMYAVCLRYMGDRDTAEDILQDGFVTLFSKLDSYSGEGSFEGWARKIFVNTALMSLRKKDALKNSEDVDAAWNITSDDPSAIQKIGYNDLLEMVAALPPGFRTVFNLYIIEGYSHKEIAEMLGISETTSRSQLQRARVLLQTKIKDKY, encoded by the coding sequence ATGCAACTTTTCACGGACAAGAGGCATCTTAACACACGGGAAACAGAATGGATCGAGGGGGCGAGACAAGGCAACCGCCGTTGTCAGAAAGCCATATACGATCTCCTGTCCGCCAGGATGTACGCGGTCTGCCTGCGCTACATGGGCGACCGGGACACCGCGGAGGACATCCTGCAGGACGGATTCGTAACCCTCTTTTCCAAACTGGACAGCTACTCGGGGGAAGGCTCCTTCGAAGGCTGGGCCCGCAAGATCTTTGTCAATACGGCACTGATGAGTCTCAGGAAGAAAGACGCGCTCAAGAACTCCGAGGACGTGGATGCCGCATGGAACATCACCAGCGACGACCCGTCCGCCATCCAGAAGATCGGCTACAACGACCTGCTCGAGATGGTCGCCGCCCTTCCGCCAGGCTTCCGGACGGTCTTCAACCTGTATATTATCGAAGGATATTCACACAAGGAGATCGCCGAGATGCTCGGCATATCCGAGACCACCTCCCGCTCGCAGCTGCAGCGGGCGCGGGTGCTATTGCAGACTAAGATCAAAGACAAGTATTAA
- a CDS encoding Outer membrane protein beta-barrel domain-containing protein encodes MQDTQYQEFDRQIRSMLADAEAKPSPRVWKGVSARLGAAAAPVWGWTRWAGLSLAAVAAVLAGIFLFQPRTSIPTIIHNPEQVQLAQAVDPACASESFDAQEGVAASEVSVPAESSRPAVRRPAPQRPASGQAVLSDSEGQPASEEPAAAAAEEQQASPSSEAGRRPVTRPVRPVYDPFAGLDAEPVRLRPSKPRPSLYAQGAVGSNDAGFRAPSGSMLMAPGEQHGFSESGASSFSVPFTAGIGVRFYMTPRLSIGTGIDYTLLSRTFAGSYADVPGSVHHTLRYVGIPVRLYYDIISSGRIRFYVFGGGEAEYCIGNTYKLYASPDIVRTYKVDDLQFSVNAGLGVEFLLAPRIGMYLDPGANYYFNCNQPRSIRTEKPFMLNFDVGLRFNF; translated from the coding sequence ATGCAGGATACGCAATACCAAGAATTCGACCGCCAGATCCGGTCAATGCTTGCAGACGCGGAGGCGAAGCCGTCTCCCCGCGTCTGGAAAGGTGTATCCGCGCGCCTCGGCGCGGCCGCCGCTCCCGTCTGGGGCTGGACGCGCTGGGCCGGCCTGAGCCTGGCCGCCGTGGCCGCCGTCCTCGCCGGCATCTTCCTCTTCCAACCGCGAACCTCAATTCCAACCATTATTCATAACCCGGAGCAAGTCCAGCTTGCTCAAGCCGTTGATCCGGCCTGCGCCTCGGAGAGTTTCGACGCGCAGGAAGGAGTCGCGGCCTCGGAGGTCTCCGTCCCGGCGGAATCCTCCCGCCCCGCTGTCAGGCGCCCCGCGCCGCAACGACCCGCCTCCGGGCAGGCCGTCCTGAGCGACAGCGAAGGGCAGCCCGCATCGGAGGAGCCGGCGGCCGCCGCTGCTGAAGAGCAGCAGGCATCGCCGTCCTCCGAGGCCGGGCGGAGGCCCGTCACCCGGCCGGTCCGGCCGGTGTATGATCCCTTCGCCGGCCTGGACGCCGAGCCGGTCCGGCTCCGTCCGTCCAAGCCGCGCCCCAGCCTTTATGCGCAAGGCGCGGTCGGCAGCAACGACGCCGGCTTCCGCGCCCCTTCGGGCAGCATGCTGATGGCGCCGGGCGAGCAGCACGGATTCTCGGAATCGGGGGCATCCTCGTTCAGCGTGCCCTTCACCGCCGGCATCGGCGTCCGCTTCTACATGACGCCGCGCCTGTCGATCGGTACGGGTATCGACTACACCCTGCTCAGCCGCACCTTCGCGGGCAGCTACGCAGACGTTCCCGGCAGCGTGCACCACACGCTCCGCTATGTCGGCATCCCGGTGCGCCTCTACTACGACATCATCTCCTCCGGCCGCATCCGTTTCTACGTCTTCGGCGGAGGCGAGGCTGAATATTGCATCGGCAACACCTACAAGCTCTACGCGTCCCCCGACATCGTCCGCACCTACAAGGTGGACGACCTGCAGTTCTCCGTCAACGCCGGCCTTGGCGTGGAGTTCCTGCTCGCCCCGCGTATCGGCATGTACCTCGATCCGGGTGCCAACTACTATTTCAATTGCAACCAGCCCCGCAGCATCCGGACGGAGAAGCCGTTCATGTTGAACTTCGACGTCGGTCTCCGGTTCAACTTCTGA
- a CDS encoding tRNA threonylcarbamoyladenosine biosynthesis protein TsaE produces MSQQIVIPSLSEIDAAADEFLLRIGDRRLIAFYAPMGAGKTTFTTALCRRLGVRADAVSSPTFAIVNEYRTAAGEPVYHFDFYRINKLEEALDIGLYDYLDSGALCLMEWPENIEELLPEETLKVSIAVGPDGSRTLSWAGD; encoded by the coding sequence ATGTCACAGCAGATCGTCATACCTTCCCTGTCGGAGATCGACGCCGCCGCGGACGAGTTCCTGCTCCGGATCGGCGACCGCCGCCTCATCGCGTTCTACGCGCCGATGGGGGCCGGCAAGACCACCTTCACCACGGCGCTCTGCCGCCGGCTGGGCGTCCGCGCCGATGCCGTGAGTTCCCCGACTTTCGCCATCGTCAACGAGTACCGGACGGCCGCCGGGGAGCCGGTCTACCACTTTGATTTCTATCGGATCAACAAGCTGGAGGAGGCCCTGGACATCGGCCTGTACGACTATCTCGACAGCGGCGCCCTCTGCCTGATGGAGTGGCCCGAGAACATCGAGGAGTTGCTGCCCGAGGAGACGCTCAAGGTCTCCATCGCGGTCGGGCCGGACGGCAGCCGCACCCTTAGTTGGGCCGGAGACTGA